Proteins found in one Corynebacterium zhongnanshanii genomic segment:
- the hisG gene encoding ATP phosphoribosyltransferase: MLRVAVPNKGSLSETATEILKEAGYVTRGDSKSLTITDDANGVEFYFLRPKDIAIYIASGHLDIGITGRDLAADTREEVDELLPLGFGASTFRYAAPAGEDWSIEKLQGRRIATSYPNLVRKDLNARGIDATVVRLDGAVEISIRLGVADAIADVVSTGRTLRKQGLEPFGEALCTSEAVIVGRKDAPVTDEMNVLIKRIEGILHARTYLMLDYNIPADKLEEASQITPGLSAPTVSPLANANWVAVRAMVPRKEANHLMDRLSAMGAKAILASDIRIARI, from the coding sequence ATGTTGCGCGTTGCCGTCCCGAATAAGGGTTCACTGTCCGAAACTGCTACAGAGATTTTGAAGGAAGCCGGGTACGTCACCCGCGGCGATTCTAAGTCGCTCACCATCACCGATGACGCCAACGGCGTGGAGTTTTATTTCCTCCGCCCGAAGGACATTGCAATCTACATCGCCTCGGGACACTTGGACATCGGCATCACCGGCCGTGACTTGGCGGCGGATACGCGCGAGGAGGTCGACGAGCTGCTGCCGTTGGGCTTCGGCGCCTCCACGTTCCGTTACGCTGCGCCGGCGGGCGAGGACTGGTCGATCGAGAAGCTGCAGGGACGCCGTATCGCCACCAGCTATCCGAACTTGGTGCGCAAGGACCTGAATGCCCGTGGGATCGACGCCACAGTGGTGCGTTTGGACGGCGCGGTGGAAATTTCTATCCGCTTAGGTGTGGCGGACGCTATCGCCGATGTGGTGTCCACCGGCCGGACGTTGCGCAAGCAGGGTCTGGAGCCTTTCGGTGAGGCGCTGTGCACCTCCGAGGCTGTTATTGTGGGCCGGAAGGATGCCCCGGTTACGGACGAGATGAATGTGTTGATCAAGCGCATCGAGGGCATCCTGCACGCGCGGACGTACCTGATGTTGGATTACAACATTCCGGCGGACAAGCTGGAGGAAGCATCCCAGATCACTCCTGGTTTGTCCGCCCCGACGGTGTCCCCGTTGGCGAACGCAAACTGGGTGGCTGTGCGAGCGATGGTTCCTCGCAAGGAGGCCAACCACTTGATGGACAGGCTGTCCGCCATGGGGGCGAAGGCCATCTTGGCCTCGGATATTCGTATCGCTCGCATCTAG
- a CDS encoding undecaprenyl-diphosphate phosphatase, with product MTTELSWAQTIVLAIVQGLTEFLPVSSSGHLRIVSELFWGADAGASFTAVIQLGTEAAVLVYFAKDIFTIAKGWLLGLTDSSKRGFDYRMGWMVIVGTIPIGLLGYLGKDLIRDSLRNLWITAAMLILFSFVFMLAEKIGTHKRSFEQLTMKDAVWMGLAQCLALIPGVSRSGGTVSAGLFLGLNREVATRFSFLLAIPAVLASGIFSLPDAFSPASGGQSASGAQLLVGTAIAFVVGYASIAWLLKFVANHSFAWFAVWRIPVGLLVMGLLAFGVLQPL from the coding sequence ATGACAACAGAACTTTCGTGGGCACAGACGATTGTCCTTGCCATTGTGCAGGGGCTGACCGAGTTCCTGCCTGTGAGCTCGTCGGGGCATCTGCGCATCGTCTCCGAGCTCTTCTGGGGTGCGGACGCCGGTGCGTCGTTCACCGCCGTGATCCAGTTGGGCACCGAGGCCGCCGTGCTGGTGTACTTCGCGAAAGACATTTTCACCATCGCCAAGGGGTGGCTGTTGGGCCTCACCGATTCCTCGAAGAGAGGCTTTGATTATCGGATGGGCTGGATGGTGATTGTCGGCACTATTCCTATTGGCCTGCTGGGCTACTTGGGCAAGGACTTGATCCGCGATTCCTTGCGCAATTTGTGGATCACCGCGGCGATGCTGATTCTGTTTTCCTTTGTCTTTATGCTGGCCGAAAAGATCGGAACACATAAGCGCTCCTTCGAGCAGCTAACCATGAAGGATGCCGTGTGGATGGGCCTTGCCCAGTGCCTGGCGCTGATCCCTGGTGTGTCCCGTTCCGGCGGCACGGTGTCCGCGGGTCTGTTCTTGGGCCTCAACCGTGAGGTTGCCACGCGTTTTTCCTTTCTGCTGGCGATTCCTGCCGTGTTGGCGTCCGGTATTTTCTCCTTGCCCGACGCCTTCAGCCCCGCATCCGGCGGCCAGTCCGCGAGCGGAGCGCAATTGCTGGTAGGCACCGCGATCGCTTTTGTGGTGGGGTATGCCTCCATTGCATGGCTGCTGAAGTTCGTGGCTAATCACAGCTTTGCGTGGTTTGCCGTCTGGCGCATCCCCGTGGGTCTGTTGGTGATGGGACTGCTGGCGTTTGGTGTGCTCCAGCCCCTGTAG
- the mshC gene encoding cysteine--1-D-myo-inosityl 2-amino-2-deoxy-alpha-D-glucopyranoside ligase, with amino-acid sequence MHSWPIPDVPVLPDPAPELRLYDTADDAVKPVDVSGGDSGEVGMYVCGITPYDSTHLGHAATYLAFDLVHRYLTTAGHSVHYVQNITDVDDPLFERAERDGVDWRDLGTDQINLFRSDMGALQVIPPRDYVGAMESIDEVVEMTQKLLDAGAAYQLTEDEYPDIYADRHFTQQFGYESRYDQATMEQFFAERGGDPDRPGKKDPLDALLWRAHREGEPQWDAPFGAGRPGWHVECSAIATRRLGTPFAIQGGGNDLRFPHHEFSAAHAEAATGEERMAGHYVHTGMIALDGTKMSKSLGNLVFVHKLTEAGHEPSAIRLGVFAGHYRDNRDWSDAILAAAEERLARWRGAVDAVRGAEVSEQALADSRSLIADVRACLSNDLNTPAALDRIDQWAELCLQDAGQHGERAESAAQAVELATSVRTGLNALLGLSL; translated from the coding sequence ATGCATTCGTGGCCAATTCCTGATGTCCCTGTACTTCCCGACCCAGCCCCAGAACTGCGTTTGTATGACACTGCAGATGACGCGGTCAAACCGGTCGATGTCTCGGGAGGGGACTCCGGGGAGGTGGGGATGTACGTGTGCGGTATAACGCCCTACGATTCCACCCACTTGGGACATGCTGCCACCTATCTGGCCTTCGATCTGGTCCACCGATACCTAACCACCGCAGGTCACTCCGTTCATTACGTCCAGAACATCACCGATGTGGACGACCCTCTGTTTGAACGCGCCGAGCGCGACGGTGTGGACTGGCGCGACTTGGGTACCGACCAGATCAACCTGTTCCGTTCCGATATGGGAGCGCTGCAGGTCATCCCGCCGCGAGACTATGTGGGCGCTATGGAGTCCATCGATGAAGTGGTGGAGATGACTCAGAAGCTCCTTGATGCCGGCGCCGCCTACCAGCTCACTGAGGATGAATACCCGGACATTTACGCCGACCGTCACTTCACGCAGCAGTTTGGCTACGAGTCCCGCTATGACCAGGCCACGATGGAGCAGTTCTTCGCTGAGCGCGGAGGCGATCCAGACCGCCCTGGGAAGAAGGATCCTTTGGACGCGTTGTTGTGGCGGGCTCATCGCGAGGGCGAGCCGCAGTGGGACGCTCCCTTTGGTGCGGGCCGCCCGGGCTGGCACGTGGAGTGTTCCGCCATTGCCACTCGGCGCCTGGGCACGCCTTTTGCCATCCAGGGCGGCGGCAACGACCTCCGGTTCCCACACCACGAGTTCTCCGCCGCTCATGCGGAGGCTGCCACCGGCGAGGAGCGCATGGCGGGACACTACGTCCACACCGGCATGATCGCGTTGGATGGCACCAAGATGTCCAAGTCGCTCGGCAACCTGGTCTTTGTCCACAAGCTCACCGAAGCGGGGCACGAACCGTCCGCGATCCGCTTGGGGGTGTTTGCCGGTCACTATCGTGATAATCGTGATTGGTCCGACGCCATCTTGGCCGCCGCGGAAGAGCGCCTGGCTCGTTGGCGTGGCGCTGTGGATGCCGTGCGCGGGGCTGAGGTGAGCGAGCAGGCTCTGGCTGATTCGCGGTCGCTCATTGCCGATGTCCGCGCGTGTCTGTCCAACGATCTGAACACCCCCGCCGCTTTGGACCGGATCGATCAGTGGGCTGAGTTGTGCCTTCAGGACGCAGGCCAGCATGGCGAGCGCGCTGAGTCGGCTGCGCAGGCGGTTGAGCTCGCCACCTCCGTGCGCACCGGACTGAATGCCCTGCTGGGGCTCAGCCTCTAA
- the aspA gene encoding aspartate ammonia-lyase, giving the protein MAEDYEVGTSPTYRAHPGEKAGKGQDQDSSVRRNTPLVSSTDIVTSAETHSLEARSSNNFRTEEDLLGELDIPVDAYYGVHTLRAVDNFQISRTTINQLPEFIRGMVMVKKATALANNEVGALSDDKKNAIVWACDQVLENHRAMDQFPIDVFQGGAGTSVNMNTNEVIANLALEYIGEPKGSYDVIHPNDDVNMSQSTNDAYPTGFRLGLHFAIDQLIMHLEGLRRAFEAKGREFKHILKMGRTQLQDAVPMSLGDEFKAFANNLSEEKLQLQRAQAQLREVNMSGTAIGTGVNTPPGYQDAVIKHLSEVTKLEIVPASDLIEATSDTGAYVNAHAAMKRVAMKLSKISNDLRLLSSGPRAGLNEINLPPRQAGSSIMPAKVNPVIPEVVNQIAFKVFGNDVTVSMAAEAGQLQLNVMEPVIAQCAFESVRFLARACTTLRTLCVVGITANEDVCREFVENSIGIITYLNPLIGHHNGDLIGKEAAATGKSVRELVLEKELLDEKTLDDVLSPENLLNPRWQGKKK; this is encoded by the coding sequence ATGGCCGAAGACTACGAGGTAGGCACCTCACCCACGTACCGAGCTCATCCCGGCGAGAAAGCAGGCAAGGGCCAAGATCAAGATTCCAGCGTGCGGCGCAACACCCCGCTGGTCTCCTCCACAGACATCGTCACGTCCGCGGAGACGCACTCTCTGGAAGCCCGCTCATCCAACAATTTCCGCACCGAAGAGGACCTGCTGGGAGAGCTGGATATTCCCGTCGACGCCTACTACGGCGTGCATACGCTCCGCGCAGTCGATAATTTCCAGATTTCCCGTACCACCATCAATCAACTTCCCGAATTCATCCGTGGAATGGTCATGGTGAAAAAGGCGACTGCGCTGGCCAATAACGAGGTGGGGGCATTGTCTGATGACAAGAAAAATGCCATTGTGTGGGCCTGCGACCAGGTGCTGGAGAACCACCGTGCCATGGATCAATTCCCCATTGATGTTTTCCAGGGTGGCGCGGGAACGTCCGTCAACATGAATACCAATGAGGTGATTGCCAACCTGGCGCTGGAATATATTGGCGAACCCAAGGGATCCTATGACGTGATTCACCCCAACGATGATGTCAATATGTCCCAGTCCACGAACGACGCCTATCCCACCGGATTCCGGCTGGGACTGCATTTCGCGATCGACCAACTGATTATGCATCTAGAGGGATTGCGGCGTGCTTTCGAGGCCAAGGGGCGCGAATTCAAACACATTCTGAAAATGGGACGCACGCAGCTCCAGGATGCAGTTCCCATGTCCTTGGGGGATGAGTTCAAGGCATTCGCAAACAACCTCTCGGAGGAAAAGCTGCAGCTCCAGCGAGCTCAGGCACAGTTGCGTGAGGTCAACATGTCCGGCACCGCGATCGGAACCGGGGTGAATACGCCTCCCGGATATCAGGATGCTGTGATCAAACACCTCAGTGAGGTCACCAAACTGGAGATTGTTCCCGCATCCGACCTGATCGAGGCGACCAGCGATACAGGTGCGTATGTCAACGCACATGCGGCAATGAAGCGAGTGGCGATGAAGCTGTCGAAGATCTCGAATGACCTGCGCTTGTTGTCCTCCGGTCCGCGTGCCGGGCTCAACGAGATTAATCTGCCTCCGCGGCAAGCAGGATCCTCCATCATGCCCGCCAAGGTCAACCCGGTGATCCCGGAGGTTGTGAACCAGATCGCCTTCAAGGTGTTCGGTAATGATGTGACCGTATCTATGGCGGCGGAGGCAGGGCAGCTTCAGCTGAATGTGATGGAGCCTGTCATTGCGCAGTGCGCCTTTGAGTCGGTGCGCTTCCTGGCTCGCGCGTGCACCACGCTGCGGACGCTGTGCGTGGTGGGCATCACCGCCAACGAGGACGTCTGCCGCGAGTTCGTCGAGAATTCTATTGGAATTATCACTTATTTGAACCCCCTGATCGGCCACCACAACGGTGATCTGATCGGTAAGGAGGCCGCGGCAACTGGCAAGTCAGTCCGTGAATTGGTGCTGGAAAAAGAACTTCTTGACGAAAAAACCCTGGATGACGTGCTCTCTCCTGAGAACCTATTGAACCCCCGTTGGCAAGGCAAGAAAAAATAG
- a CDS encoding anti-sigma factor, translating into MNASHDDSAYPAPRSLRDWDPELEELIGYSVTPVEPSAELKESLFDALPDRQDPEAQAAGAKDSAAHDLTAQDSESAGDDRTVVDLDSRRPFRGARWAVGAAAASVLLIVGGTTIWSPQDTATNTTQHEAAGEVIQGDAAHDVMDSIMAAHDVRSTSINADGANLDVVVSHSMGKGGAMVNGFSAVDKGMGAQVWSIDEHGRARSAGVIAQEPHSDVWMPLPADTMSVMVTEEPVSGSHEPSGEILAEQKL; encoded by the coding sequence ATGAACGCTTCTCATGATGATTCTGCGTATCCGGCCCCGCGCTCGCTCCGCGACTGGGATCCGGAGTTGGAGGAGCTCATCGGTTATTCCGTGACCCCCGTGGAGCCATCCGCTGAGTTGAAGGAGTCCCTTTTCGACGCGCTTCCTGACCGTCAGGATCCGGAAGCGCAGGCCGCAGGCGCGAAAGACTCCGCAGCACACGACCTCACAGCGCAGGATAGCGAGTCTGCTGGTGACGATCGGACGGTCGTCGACCTTGACAGCAGGAGGCCGTTCCGTGGGGCTCGATGGGCGGTGGGTGCCGCGGCGGCGTCGGTATTGCTCATCGTGGGAGGGACAACGATCTGGAGCCCTCAGGATACGGCGACCAACACAACCCAGCACGAAGCAGCGGGTGAGGTCATTCAAGGCGACGCGGCGCACGACGTCATGGATTCGATCATGGCGGCGCATGACGTGCGATCCACGTCGATCAACGCCGACGGGGCGAATCTGGACGTGGTGGTGTCCCACTCGATGGGCAAGGGCGGCGCGATGGTCAACGGCTTCTCCGCGGTCGATAAAGGTATGGGTGCACAAGTATGGTCCATCGACGAACACGGCCGAGCACGATCCGCCGGCGTGATCGCGCAAGAGCCGCATAGCGACGTCTGGATGCCTCTACCAGCAGATACGATGAGCGTAATGGTCACGGAAGAGCCCGTGTCCGGCTCGCACGAGCCGTCTGGCGAAATTTTGGCTGAGCAAAAACTCTAA
- a CDS encoding cytochrome c biogenesis protein CcdA — translation MWEYILIGVIGGLVTGVSPCILPVLPVVLAVSADQRRKPVLVATGIALSFALTTLVGTIILHALGLPTATLRWAGVILLVLVGLGMFIPRVGELLERPFTYLPHSKKLDALTRRSGSGFGVGLALGLVYAPCAGPVLAAITVAGATGDIGWQTIALTVSFAAGACTPLFFLATAGSALSQRAQIVRKHRTRISQAAGALVMVLALAIALDAPAALQRSLPDWTATAQEKFNSNESTQSALRHATGAGGHGALEDCRMTAAHIAQDCGEVPELKGLTNWINTDHPIDPRTNKTVTLIDFWAFACINCQRANEHVTKLYDRYKDAGLEIIGVHAPEYAFEHDAQNVARAVQEQGIHYPVAQDNDFRTWKQFNNKYWPAHYLVDAQGNVRQIHEGEGAYGETEQLVRDLLTQANPGVKLPEPVEDIHGGNKGNALVQGRNPETYIGVERAQFFDTALNPEQEYSLGQHDFAAGVSAQDAVQRVATQRYALGGTWTLDGEKATAGKDAWVVLNYRASTVQLVYSQAPQPGKIQVNDTAMKLSSRDGTINAIDTKSPETGRVVLKVPEGMSIHSFTFG, via the coding sequence ATCTGGGAATATATTCTCATTGGGGTTATCGGCGGACTGGTGACGGGCGTATCTCCGTGCATCCTGCCGGTGCTCCCCGTTGTTCTTGCCGTCTCGGCGGATCAGCGGCGTAAGCCCGTGTTGGTGGCCACGGGCATTGCGTTAAGCTTCGCCCTCACCACGTTGGTGGGAACCATCATCCTCCACGCTCTGGGGCTGCCGACGGCCACGTTGCGCTGGGCTGGTGTGATTCTGTTGGTGCTTGTGGGGTTGGGCATGTTCATCCCGCGCGTGGGCGAGCTCCTGGAGCGCCCCTTCACCTACCTTCCGCATTCTAAGAAACTCGACGCCCTCACTCGCCGTTCCGGGTCCGGCTTCGGCGTGGGCTTGGCTCTGGGTTTGGTGTACGCTCCCTGTGCTGGGCCTGTGCTGGCCGCGATCACCGTTGCCGGTGCTACCGGCGACATTGGCTGGCAAACCATCGCCCTGACCGTCAGCTTTGCTGCGGGTGCATGTACCCCGCTGTTCTTCCTGGCGACGGCCGGTTCCGCGCTCAGCCAACGCGCCCAGATTGTCCGGAAGCACCGCACGCGCATCAGCCAGGCGGCGGGCGCGCTGGTGATGGTGCTGGCCCTGGCGATCGCTTTGGATGCGCCTGCCGCGTTGCAGCGTTCGCTGCCGGACTGGACGGCCACGGCGCAGGAGAAGTTCAACTCCAACGAATCCACCCAATCCGCACTGCGTCATGCCACGGGTGCGGGCGGACACGGTGCGCTGGAGGACTGCCGAATGACCGCAGCTCATATCGCTCAAGACTGCGGCGAGGTGCCAGAGCTGAAAGGCCTGACGAACTGGATCAATACGGATCACCCGATCGATCCCCGGACCAACAAGACCGTCACTCTGATCGACTTCTGGGCCTTTGCCTGCATCAACTGCCAGCGCGCCAACGAACACGTCACGAAGCTCTACGACCGCTACAAGGACGCGGGCCTTGAGATCATCGGCGTGCACGCCCCGGAATATGCCTTCGAGCACGATGCCCAGAATGTTGCCCGCGCTGTGCAGGAGCAAGGCATTCACTACCCTGTGGCTCAGGACAACGACTTCCGCACCTGGAAGCAGTTCAATAACAAGTACTGGCCGGCACACTACCTGGTCGATGCACAGGGCAACGTCCGGCAGATCCACGAGGGCGAAGGTGCCTATGGAGAGACCGAACAGCTGGTGCGCGATCTGCTGACGCAGGCCAATCCCGGCGTGAAGCTTCCGGAGCCCGTGGAGGACATTCACGGCGGAAACAAAGGAAATGCCCTGGTCCAAGGGCGCAACCCAGAGACCTACATTGGTGTGGAACGCGCACAGTTCTTCGATACGGCGCTCAACCCTGAGCAGGAGTACAGCCTCGGTCAGCACGACTTCGCCGCCGGTGTAAGTGCACAGGATGCGGTACAGCGCGTTGCTACTCAGCGCTATGCCCTGGGTGGGACATGGACCCTGGATGGTGAAAAGGCTACCGCTGGCAAGGATGCCTGGGTGGTGCTCAACTACCGCGCCTCCACCGTGCAGCTGGTGTACTCCCAGGCACCGCAGCCTGGCAAGATTCAGGTCAATGACACGGCGATGAAGCTCAGCTCCCGCGACGGGACGATCAATGCGATTGATACAAAAAGCCCGGAGACCGGACGAGTGGTGCTGAAGGTGCCCGAGGGCATGAGCATCCACTCCTTCACCTTCGGATAA
- a CDS encoding sigma-70 family RNA polymerase sigma factor, translating into MSLSPPTRTEQMPSLEDLLVRVQRGDKHAFSLFYDALAPRILGLCVHVLRDRAIAEEVTQEVFIELWNNASQFDARQGSASSWAFRLARLRSIDRLRSWQASQQRDDREYRLDSARAHSSVEDQALTAVEHDRLSHAIVAIGEPHSTAVRLAYFGGLSSREVAETTGVAVGTAKTRIRDGLKKLKAALRSDAQEGGTR; encoded by the coding sequence ATGTCCTTATCCCCACCTACTCGCACGGAGCAGATGCCCTCCTTGGAGGATCTTCTGGTGCGCGTTCAACGTGGGGATAAGCATGCCTTTTCCTTGTTCTACGACGCCCTCGCGCCGCGAATCTTGGGCCTGTGCGTCCATGTGCTGCGTGACCGGGCTATCGCGGAAGAAGTGACCCAAGAGGTGTTCATTGAACTGTGGAACAATGCGTCCCAGTTCGATGCACGCCAGGGCTCCGCGTCCAGTTGGGCGTTTCGCTTGGCGCGCCTGCGATCCATTGATCGCTTGCGTTCCTGGCAGGCCAGCCAGCAACGCGATGATCGCGAGTACCGCCTAGATAGCGCTCGCGCGCACAGCTCGGTGGAAGATCAAGCACTCACGGCGGTCGAGCACGACCGTCTGTCGCACGCCATTGTCGCTATTGGGGAGCCTCATTCCACCGCCGTCCGCCTGGCATACTTTGGCGGTTTGAGCAGTAGGGAAGTGGCCGAAACCACCGGAGTGGCAGTGGGAACTGCAAAAACACGTATCAGGGATGGGCTGAAGAAACTGAAGGCAGCACTTCGCAGCGACGCTCAGGAAGGAGGAACGCGATGA
- a CDS encoding thioesterase family protein codes for MSQPKNAEQAYFVAQESSLNNSPHAATSDAAAPDAANQAEQVLTATYLPTVHTESPWGGGGFQHGSPPAALVAVNLEAAAKEFGLDMVHGRFSRMTVELLGPVPLSELTCTSRLLRGGKRISYIETVITDADGREFIRGTGWWIKSDSTVDLVRHVAENIPGPEHGVRAEQFTEFWRSGYIDSIDVVQIDRPEQAIKHHWDFDSPIHHVYWSRSNLPVVLGEEDSPWVRLMKTVDISNGLNQILDPREWTWMNVDMTVYLHAVPYGEWVGHVSEANYGPDGVGTTVTRIYDERGPVGTVNQGLLLARVREPRG; via the coding sequence GTGTCACAACCCAAGAATGCTGAGCAGGCCTATTTCGTGGCTCAAGAGAGTTCCCTCAACAACAGTCCTCATGCAGCCACCTCAGACGCAGCCGCCCCAGACGCAGCCAATCAAGCCGAACAGGTCCTCACCGCCACGTATCTGCCCACCGTTCACACCGAGAGCCCGTGGGGCGGCGGCGGTTTCCAACACGGCTCTCCCCCAGCTGCGTTGGTGGCCGTGAACCTTGAGGCGGCGGCCAAAGAATTCGGCCTGGACATGGTGCACGGCCGCTTCTCCCGCATGACCGTGGAGCTTCTGGGCCCGGTTCCCCTCTCCGAGTTGACGTGCACCTCTCGCCTGCTACGCGGAGGCAAGCGCATCAGCTACATAGAAACGGTGATTACCGATGCCGACGGCCGGGAGTTTATCCGCGGAACAGGCTGGTGGATTAAGTCGGACTCCACGGTGGATCTGGTGCGCCACGTCGCCGAGAATATTCCCGGACCAGAACATGGAGTGCGCGCGGAGCAGTTCACGGAGTTCTGGCGCTCGGGCTACATTGACTCCATCGACGTGGTGCAGATCGACCGCCCTGAGCAGGCGATTAAGCATCACTGGGACTTTGACAGCCCGATCCACCACGTCTACTGGTCGCGCAGTAATTTACCGGTTGTGCTCGGCGAAGAGGATAGCCCGTGGGTGCGGCTGATGAAAACGGTCGATATTTCCAACGGGCTGAACCAGATTCTGGATCCGCGCGAGTGGACGTGGATGAATGTGGACATGACGGTGTACCTGCACGCAGTGCCGTACGGCGAGTGGGTGGGCCACGTCTCCGAGGCCAACTATGGTCCCGATGGCGTGGGCACCACCGTCACCAGAATCTACGACGAGCGGGGACCTGTGGGAACCGTGAATCAGGGGTTGCTGCTGGCTCGCGTGCGTGAGCCGCGCGGCTAG
- a CDS encoding phosphoribosyl-ATP diphosphatase — MSDSAKNSEQKTFESLFAELAKKAQERPEGSGTVQALDNGVHFQGKKIVEEAGEVWLAAEYQSDEELSEEISQLIYWLQVVMVGRGLTPEDIYKYL, encoded by the coding sequence GTGAGTGATTCCGCGAAAAATTCCGAGCAAAAGACATTCGAGTCTCTGTTTGCAGAGCTGGCCAAGAAGGCACAGGAGCGACCTGAGGGGTCCGGCACTGTTCAGGCCTTGGATAACGGTGTCCATTTCCAGGGCAAGAAAATCGTCGAGGAGGCCGGCGAGGTCTGGCTAGCCGCGGAGTACCAGTCCGATGAGGAGTTGTCCGAGGAGATCTCCCAGCTGATTTACTGGTTGCAGGTTGTCATGGTGGGCCGTGGGCTCACCCCTGAGGATATTTACAAGTATCTGTAA
- a CDS encoding HAD family hydrolase, with the protein MKAIVWDMDGTLVDSEPLWGIATYEMSEKMGARITEDVRAQTVGGTTENTVRLCAAFNDLTLTPEEEADWAQWMFDRVGELLSKELEFRPNIPELLAEANQRNIPMALATNTTRSLTALALNTINEDHFHFTVCADEVDAGKPAPDLYLTAAKALGVDPGDCLVLEDSTAGMQAGLAAGCRVLGVPTEDDVAIPDGVPTISELAGQNTLAGMSIADLEDMFARIEPLAPKAGGIGASSA; encoded by the coding sequence ATGAAGGCAATTGTGTGGGATATGGACGGAACGCTGGTGGACTCGGAGCCGTTGTGGGGGATCGCAACGTACGAGATGTCCGAGAAGATGGGTGCCCGCATCACCGAGGATGTCCGCGCACAGACAGTGGGGGGAACCACGGAGAACACGGTGCGCCTGTGTGCCGCGTTCAACGACCTCACGCTCACGCCCGAGGAGGAGGCGGACTGGGCGCAGTGGATGTTCGACCGAGTCGGCGAACTTCTATCCAAGGAGCTGGAGTTCCGGCCGAATATCCCGGAGCTCCTCGCCGAAGCGAACCAGCGGAACATCCCCATGGCGCTGGCCACTAACACCACGCGATCCCTCACGGCGCTGGCGCTGAACACCATCAACGAGGACCATTTCCACTTCACGGTCTGTGCCGATGAGGTGGATGCCGGCAAGCCCGCGCCAGATCTATATCTCACGGCGGCAAAGGCCTTGGGCGTGGATCCCGGCGATTGCCTGGTGCTCGAGGATTCCACCGCGGGAATGCAGGCGGGCCTCGCGGCCGGGTGCCGTGTGCTGGGTGTACCCACGGAGGATGACGTGGCAATTCCGGACGGTGTTCCCACGATCTCCGAGTTGGCGGGACAAAACACGCTGGCGGGAATGAGCATCGCGGATCTGGAGGATATGTTTGCGCGCATCGAGCCACTCGCCCCCAAAGCGGGAGGCATCGGCGCATCCTCAGCGTGA